Genomic window (Theileria annulata chromosome 4, complete sequence, *** SEQUENCING IN PROGRESS ***):
TCCTCATGGCTAATACTCAAAAATCTATCACAATCTGATgatataatcaaattaatcattacattaattaatactatacaATCATCTATAGATTATATTCAACgtgttatttatattactcccgttacggtgactggtccaactactaatattacgggaaagggagctgattctatgggtatggagtgtactagtAGTAAGGATACTGAGGGAACTGGTGccgttggagcaagcaccgtaacggacACCCTAACGGAAGAAACTAGAAATGGatttatgtttataatatttaataataataatataattgaacaatatttgaaaatgaagGGAGGAATAAgaacatttttaatacaatgtaataatttatattatagaGTTGATACTGTTAATTCTAGAGAACGTCATGCCGCTGAAGAATTATtcaaaaaaatcaaattacaaactcttaaaaattcattCCATACCAATACCCTTATTAGTAACTCCTTTAACCCAAATAATACCCTTAATCCTAATAATACCCTTAATCCTAATAATACCCTTAATCCTAATAATACCCTTAATCCTACTACTATGGTCAACACTGGTATTATGGTCAACACTGGTAATTTGGTAAATCAAATGATTAATGGAAATATGTTGGATATGAATGATATAAgtaatttgaaaataaaatatacaagtataaataatataagaAATCAATTAAGTATAAGTGATCCACATGagataaataaaatgtatatgaAAAGTTGGATGTCGgaatgtatattattaccaaATGGGAAACCAGATATTGGTACATTTCAATATGATCCCAATTCTGATTATTTCTTTGATCATCAActttcattatattatgATGCCGCTAGTGGTTATTATATGTCACTCACTGGTAATTATTTCATCTATAATGAACAACAACAATCATTAATACATGTTAtaccaaataataaatctatACATTTCAATAATCAATCCAATAGTGACAGTGTGAGTGTTAATGGGAGTGGGAGTGAAGGAGTTAATGTAGTAGATGGAGGAGTTAGTGGTATGGAAGGAGTAGATGAAGTTAATGAAGTTGGTAGTGGAGttagtaaaatattaaaatcagCAATGAAAATAGCAAAAGAATcacaaaataatttaaaacagttaattaatatacaatcACAAAATCAACAACAAAATAcaagtaataatatataattagtattaattagtAGTTACGAgttaacaatattaattcagTAGTTACGAgttaacaatattaattcagTAGTTACGAgttaacaatattaattcagTAGTTACGAGTTAACaatattagttattaatgtttagtaatgaaaaatgtgaagaataatgaaaatgtaataaagaatataaaaaatgttaaGGAGAGATTTGAATTTAAGAATGAATCTGATGATGAATGTGATATGGAAGTTGATACAACAAATAGTAATGTAAAAGAAGTTAAATCATTAGGAAAtggaataaattatgaaaaaggaatagaaattaataatatttgttttatttgtCTTCGAATGtttgataatattgaaaatcTCAATATACATCAACAAGAATCCAAATACCATCAAGCACTACTCACACAtaacaatatttaatatacttttacaatattatacatttaaattaattttattaattaatttttgataattttattaataattttattaataattttattaataattttattaataattttattaataattttattaattttatttgaaaatgaattataaaaattgatattagAAATGTTTAAATGTTTATCATTAGAAGGGAATGAAGTATTAGAATCAAATGTAAATGAGACGATATCAGATTTAATACCATCAGAAGATGCTTTAGTATTAATACTTGATTTATCACCAGGTCGTTGGTATTTAGGAGTTGCTCCAAAACCAGAAGAACCTGAAAAACGAATTTATCTACATAATTTCTTCACAGTACTAGCAAACTTTCTAAAATTCTATGGTTACATGTCTGTTAGAAATAAATCTCTCATTATTGTAGCCAATAATCATTCATCGTATCATTTTACACATATACTCCTATTTACTCCTATATACTCCTATTTACTCAATAGTTTGTTGTTTAGtttgttatttaaattgttatttgtattaataatgtattagTAAGATATTGTATGAAggtatagtatataatgatTGGACTGATTCTTGTTTTGGAGGTGATAATTCCAACTCTGTtgatacaaatttaaaactcATGTGGAATAAAATCATTGATTTCATTAATGAAGGATTATCTTATCCTGATTCTGATACTCAATTAACATCAGCCATTTCAATGGGTTTTCTATGTATCAATTATTCagtttatattaattttagttttattagtttgatgttttattaattttgtatatttagaCTTGAATAGAATTAAATGTACAAATGAAGGATTTGGGAGGAAAATAATCATATTTGatatttcaaattctgaaaattataaatcaCAGTATATTGGACTGATGAATATCGCATATTCTGCTCTATCACAGGTTAATTAATTCTCTTCACTCCATTTTAGAATATTACCATTAACACTTTCGCATTAGGACAGCCATCTGTATGTTAAATTCCCTTAACAATTGGTTTAGAGAATTTTAGAACAGCTAAGTGCAATAACAAATGCTAAATATCTACTCGTTTCAAAACTTCTCAactttgatttaaattttaatcataTTAATCAATATCTAACACAACTCATTACTGTATTAATCTTATTCATTAtcttagttatatagtcAAATAACTGTAGTAATAGatattagtaatagtaCTCTAGATAGTCTAGACCTAAGTAGTACCAGTACTTTAGCCctaatactcttaactacctatAATACTCTTAAGTACTATAGTCTAGTAAACTAGTTAATGGTATTTGGAATATGTATGAATATAGTTTTGGTATTTACCATCAGAAGGAATGAGTGAAATGTTAtcaacaaatttatcatttgatttTGGAAATGTTGGAATATGTTATTGTCATTATAAAAGTGTAGATGTAACATATTTGTGTCCATGTTGTTTTGcaggtaatttttattcattaataagATTCATAGTCTATTGTTCGGAAATTGATGATAAAGGTAAATATAGAATAATTTGTATGGTTTGTGGGTATGTTTAggaattaatatattgaatttaGATCAAGACTTACTAGAAAACTTATTAAACAGAAACTCTCATCAGAAGCCGATTTCTCCAAAATTTAATCttatcaatatttttaatatatatgacTAACTAATATACCCCTATTGGTCTAGTACTTAATACTCCTAGTACCCTATGTAATATACAAGTGtatacttaatatactaatatacatatagTACCTTGTATACTCGTAACTAATACTCaagtactactaatacaTAAAACCCTAAGATACTCCTAATACTCTAATACTATAGTACCCTATATACCCTAGTGTATATCACTACTATACACCTAATACCAAATATACATACTGGTATATACACATGTATATTAATCTTAATATACCATACACTATACACCTAATAACCAATATATATTGTgtatatttgttatatGAGATTAGACATCACCGGTAAATGGAAGTACAAGTTTTTTACCATACCATTTGGATTTAGCAAAGTAATAGAAGAAGTCGACATAGAGTGCAGTTTGTATGAGTCCTGCAACCCAGCAAATGATGCAGACATATGGTGGGCTTTCAAAGAAGTAGCGATAAACCCAATTAACAACATAAAGTGCTCTATAAGCTCCCATTGTAGCAACATAATGTGACGTTATATTCTCAACTTCACGTTGTTGATATAACATTGTTAATTGGGGTAATATTGCTACACTTTCTAACCAAATTGAATATGTCCATAATACATCAAATACTTTATATGTCTTTGTAGTTACTAATGTTAATActacacattattatacaataatataattaaatatagGAGGAGTGGTACTAGTAGTAGTGGTACTAGTACTATAATACTCTAACTACTCTTAAGTAATCTACAGTAGTCtaattagtagtattgAGTTTAGAACaccaataatttataaattaaataatatattacctAGAACTGGTCCTAGTAGATATTTTTCATAAGAGAATTTATCGATTTTACGGTTATATGTTTGTGAAATTGGTGCTTTGAACCTTATCAGATATATAGAAAATGCTGTTATTGTTATAAATAACACCTTCATCACCGTATTATAAACActtataaaatataaaaataaatcaacATATCTACAAACATATTTTCatccaaataataataaattaataataaattagtaaaaataataaataatattaaaaattggtaTGATAAGTTGATGATAAATTACCTGCATATGAATACAATGAGATAAAGTTCTTGCATTCGAGCAGAGATTCCAAGACAGTTTTTAGAAGTTTTAAGTTTCCAAATAAGTAAAAGAAGACTTACAACGTGGCACATATCGCCACTTAAACGGAACAAATTCATAGacatatttacaaaaatatattaaattaaataaaaactTGTTccataataaaattaatttctatagaaacataaaaataattaattgaaataataaaatataaacaaatttttttaaatatattttttcaatatttattatatagaaaaaaatattaataatttaatataaccCAACAAcatattacacatttactAAATCTCtcaataaaattaattaagaatattattagaaagttatttaaaaaataatattaattatattattatttagaaaattatattattagttgtattattagaaaGTTTTAGATTTTGTTGACATTTCTTCTAGAAATTCTAATATTGGTGCTATAAACCATGTTGATGGTCTTAATcctataaataatataaatttatatatattaccTGAAAGAAATGTTGATAATCCACCTGTTTGTGATAcataatatacaatattcGGATTCctaacaatattaattaatttagataatcaactgaataattaaattaactaataaaattatcaactaattgaataattaaattaattaattagattACTTGATAACATCGAAAATATCAATATCTTTAAGTGTGAAAATGGAATTATCAAGTGAATATAATACGAGTGTTGGTGTTTTGAGTAATTCAAGATTttctttaatattagtaagATTTCGAGTATACTcagaattaattaaattggtaatatatttagtaaCTTTGgaatttaacattttatgTACTTTGTTTAACTTTCTAGAGAAAATTGATTTCCCTATTCTTAAATTTGTACAAACATTCttattaatacatttatatattggTGGTTCAGATATATGTCTAACTTTGATCTTACTATCTTGTCCTTCACGTTCAAATCTATGTTTCACAGTCATTAGTACTGATAACTTAAAATCCGCTGTAGTCCGGACTCCACAcctattaaataaaaattcgccataatttatatagtcTGTTTTGTCTAGATCACGGTATGAGTGACGGTATTCACGATGTAAATGTGTAATCAATTTCTCAATGGAATATTTATGACATTTCGATCTCTTGATGTAgaaatagtaaaatatCTTCTTAATGAAGTTGTATTTAGAAATGACTTTACTGTAGTGACAGCAGTTGAAGTTAGTACACTCCTTTGTTAACTTAGTATTCGATCTCTTACAGTGTACTGAGTTTAATAGTGAAATTAACTCAATTCTGAATTTGGATAAACAAAATCTCCTATACATTGAACGTTTTCTACGCTTAGATAAGTTGTATAGTATGTTACTTGATAGTCTCAGGTTTGGATTAATACATACAGCCGCGGATATACGTTCAGGATTCAAATACACTTCTCTAGACTCCTCTGGATATACTGTTTTTATATCCGTATTAAACTCCTCcttattaaaattaagtaGAAAATGGTCCTCATAAATCTCATCAAAGTTTATGTTACCAAGTTTATCCGAGTCATATTGATTTGTCTTTGACTTCTTCGATTTAACTTTAGTCTCTGACACACTATCAATCACACTAACATTTGTATTACCACCAGTGTTACCAATTGTATTACCAATTGTGTTACCAACTGTGTTAACAGGATCAATATGTGTTTTAAGTTGTGAAAAACTATCGAATGAATTAAAGGAATGATTGTCTGGGAATGTATTTGTATTCTGTCCATTATCTTCTGTATCtgagaataattttactgAGCCGCCTTGTGCCGACACTGCCATATATTCCAGTAGAATATTTGCACCAAATGATATGCCAACTGCTAGTATTGGAGAGTTTGGGAACCTTTGTGACACCTTATCAAGTGCACAGTTTAAATCTAGAAGCACATCACTGTAGAGTGAAATTGGAAATGATCTGAGTGGAATTGAATCTGGAAAAGCTTCAGACGCCATTCCTAAATTCACATTCAAGTGTAGGTGAACACATGCAAAGCCTGAACTTAGTGCATCACTTACTAGTGCTCGGAGTACTGGAAAGCCTGGGTGCTCAAGGCTATACCCTTCATGGTCTAATTTGTCACTCATGTTACATGAGTAACATGAATCGTGTGGCTGGTATGGTTTTGAATTACAGTAACAACCAACTCTAGTAGAACAAATTCTATAAGATATGTTCATGTCACCAATTATTACTATAACACCTCGAATTATCTTCGGATTCGGTCCCGATTCATTAAATACAGTTCTAAAATTcaattatacaatattaatgagttacggtgcttgctccagcAGTAGTAGTTACGTAGTTAGGGGTAGATAGGAGTAAATAGGGGTAATTACAGCTATCTATGGCTAGAAGAGCTATCTATGGGTAGAAGAGCTATCTAAGGTATTTTAAGCCCATTTTAGCCTTATTTGGTATCTAAGGCTATTAAGACTATTGGGTACTCTACGGGTACTTGCGTACCCTATCTATTCTATCTAagatattaaatattacttatgaaatttatcaaaatctttatcaatgaatttataaaagTATGGATCAAATTTATCAGAACTTTGATCAGATATTACTGATGATATATTTCTTTCATCTTCTAATTTCATTCTATCCATTACACCATCTACCATATTCATATCcatattactaatattaacaGGTGTACCAACATCAGATACTCTAACCTTATCCATAGTACTATTATCCACTGTATTATTTTCCAATGCTCTAATATTATccatagtattattatctaatgctttaatattatctatAGTATTAGGATACATAGTATTAATGGCTgtactaatattatacatagtactatttttatacattgTATTCCCTTTATACATTGTATTACTCTTGTACATtgtattactattatatactgTATTATCCTTATACATTGTACTACTTTGATACAtagtattactattatacaTTGTATTATCCCTATACATACTATTGTCCCTATACACAGTATTGGTACTGTGTTGAGTATTATCCCtatacatattattatcccTATACATACTATTGGAATTGTGTAGAGTATGTTTATGTATATGTTTAGGTGTAAAAGAATTTGGTGAATTAATAGAATCTTCAGAAATATATGAAGCCGAACTTGCTGATATATCAGTATCAGAATTAACAATTTTCATATTCTCTTGAAATTCCACAGACTGTATAgtatacattttaaaataatcttgTTCCATTTTCCTATTTCTTATACCTTTACCTATTCTTGTATTCTCTTCCATATTCATTTCCATATCATTTATTCTATTCACATTTCTATTTACATTtctatttaatttattactacTCAGTTTATTAGTGGATTTGGTAGTAGTTTTACTGgtattaatgaatttagttatatctGGATCATTAGGTAATGTATTAGTTGgattaatagtattaatatgtttaaataatgtacaTTGTTCACATTGTGGTGAAATCCATTTTGGTAAATACCAATCTAATATAACAATAGAAGAATTATGTCCTTCTACAGCTTCTCttaaactaataatagGTTGTGAATTGAAAATCTTTTTAAAAAAGAACGAAttcaataaaatttttaaaaaatatatgaagaaattataaattaatttataaaatgataaagaattttgtaaacaaagtttataattaaataatttataaaataattcaagACGACAATAAATAAGGAGGAAAATCCATTGTAATTTTGAATTAAAAAGGTAGAGTGTAGGTTTATAAGTTTTCCCTATagatttgaatttattaattaatggaGTTAATTCAGGTCCTGTATAATAAGGACAAACTGGTGAAACACAAAAAATCTCATAATAAAGccaaaataaaaaaattgataaaaaaaGAGAATATAAAGGGAAagtatcattatttatccATTTGGGAAATAATAATCTATAATTCCTACGTAATAGGCGGAGGAACCGTAGATTGTAACAACGATTCAATAATTCTAAAGCATAATATCTTATACCAATTAACATTATAACACATTATTACCAATtataacatattattaccaATTGTAACAGATTATTAGACAATATTACagattaattaataaataaacaattataaaacttctttagttaattattgtTCCTTTATGGTTCTGATAAAATTCTATTgtatattgtaaatttaataaaatataaaattatgaaatcataaaataattttagaaaaagataatataataaattaaatggtATGGTGCttgaaaatgtaataattttaataattagaaaataatttataagaatatttaaatataaatttctcctaattataatttttaaattataattgaAAAGGAATTAAATTATGGCCTggtttgtttaatattcaTCATTTCAGATTTATTCTCTTATTTTTATAGATTTGGTTCTATTATATGTATTGTCATAGTTCTATGGtttatagttatttagGAATTTTCTAACAGGTCTTTTTGATGGGAATAGAACCAAAGGTGTTACTTTCTATGAAGATAAATTACCTTCTCCGCCTTCCGGCGGAGGATTAGTTCCTCCTCCAGGTAATTACATTAACTCTATCCATCCTATCAATcctattaattatatcaatCCTATTGAATCTATGAATCctatttaattatatgatttgttaatttagaaCCACCTAAAAATCTTAAAGGGAAATCATTTGATACTActaattttgaatttaaaGGTTTTACACCTCCTCCTAAATCTGACagtattatttaaattatatattattaattttatttttattaatttttattttcagaTACGAATTATGATTCTAAAGATTATTCTGAATTCTTGTAATTCTCCAATacaattattcaataattaattaattaatagtaatagttaataataaattaattaataattaaaattgaatagATTAACGgataattctaaaaatttgtataataagCCTATGGAAATAGTTGAT
Coding sequences:
- a CDS encoding uncharacterized protein (SMART 2 transmembrane domains at aa 113-135 and 140-162;~2 probable transmembrane helices predicted for TA11355 by TMHMM2.0 at aa 113-135 and 140-162), giving the protein MAWNFLTGLFDGNRTKGVTFYEDKLPSPPSGGGLVPPPEPPKNLKGKSFDTTNFEFKGFTPPPKSDNTNYDSKDYSEFLLTDNSKNLYNKPMEIVDRIFKSPRAKNCYESIKLGWKMGGAVGGIFGTLTGVYAAVRHRSFIIIPISTIGGAVSFGFFLGNFMKIL
- a CDS encoding uncharacterized protein (SMART pfam:Tfb4 (PF03850) at aa 27-370, E()=1.10e-04;~5 probable transmembrane helices predicted for TA11370 by TMHMM2.0 at aa 56-78, 98-120, 169-191, 277-299 and 330-352) encodes the protein MFKCLSLEGNEVLESNVNETISDLIPSEDALVLILDLSPGRWYLGVAPKPEEPEKRIYLHNFFTVLANFLKFYGYMSVRNKSLIIVANNHSSYHFTHILLFTPIYSYLLNSLLFSFKILYEGIVYNDWTDSCFGGDNSNSVDTNLKLMWNKIIDFINEGLSYPDSDTQLTSAISMGFLCINYSVYINFSFINLNRIKCTNEGFGRKIIIFDISNSENYKSQYIGLMNIAYSALSQNITINTFALGQPSRILEQLSAITNAKYLLVSKLLNFDLNFNHINQYLTQLITVLILFIILFWYLPSEGMSEMLSTNLSFDFGNVGICYCHYKSVDVTYLCPCCFAGNFYSLIRFIVYCSEIDDKGKYRIICMVCGSRLTRKLIKQKLSSEADFSKI
- a CDS encoding uncharacterized protein (Tap579b07.q1c.C.cand.104 - score = 45.92;~SMART ZnF_RBZ (SM00547) at aa 294-318, E()=1.24e-06; ZnF_C2H2 (SM00355) at aa 812-837, E()=2.12e+01), which codes for MVYNIGRKDNIRSRDDIRTRDDNRTRDEIGRRDDGYKPWFRNRSNYSNSKSSSKYLNNSNTSEDTKDYSNRHKYHFQSDRNSPKTPFDTLNNNNNTNNSNNTQNKDINKDNEDNNEKNENIEELEEESIFSKYKNERNWRYKSREISDERRLVILVRCLDSDVTEDNIESVVSEIAIKNGFSTPNNVSICSFHTNNISGELRPINTGTIHSQSSVPGSGITLERVGIVKFPSTSAADRFMSSTRKRTIKINGREYYIQYDTSDNVTDESEVANTELAAAMSDVTSLLEKRKLNSDWTCPSCRFLNFARRVVCLTCGLPKPTDEEVEIQNKAIEIEAMNQAKILQSSLSDISSWLILKNLSQSDDIIKLIITLINTIQSSIDYIQRVIYITPVTVTGPTTNITGKGADSMGMECTSSKDTEGTGAVGASTVTDTLTEETRNGFMFIIFNNNNIIEQYLKMKGGIRTFLIQCNNLYYRVDTVNSRERHAAEELFKKIKLQTLKNSFHTNTLISNSFNPNNTLNPNNTLNPNNTLNPNNTLNPTTMVNTGIMVNTGNLVNQMINGNMLDMNDISNLKIKYTSINNIRNQLSISDPHEINKMYMKSWMSECILLPNGKPDIGTFQYDPNSDYFFDHQLSLYYDAASGYYMSLTGNYFIYNEQQQSLIHVIPNNKSIHFNNQSNSDSVSVNGSGSEGVNVVDGGVSGMEGVDEVNEVGSGVSKILKSAMKIAKESQNNLKQLINIQSQNQQQNTIMKNVKNNENVIKNIKNVKERFEFKNESDDECDMEVDTTNSNVKEVKSLGNGINYEKGIEINNICFICLRMFDNIENLNIHQQESKYHQALLTHNNI
- a CDS encoding uncharacterized protein (SMART 3 transmembrane domains at aa 36-58, 93-115 and 128-150; ZnF_NFX (SM00438) at aa 547-562, E()=0.00e+00;~Apicoplast targetting peptide predicted by the PlasmoAP tool;~3 probable transmembrane helices predicted for TA11360 by TMHMM2.0 at aa 36-58, 93-115 and 128-150;~Signal anchor predicted for TA11360 by SignalP 2.0 HMM (Signal peptide probability 0.000, signal anchor probability 0.993) with cleavage site probability 0.000 between residues 62 and 63), which gives rise to MLIGIRYYALELLNRCYNLRFLRLLRRNYRLLFPKWINNDTFPLYSLFLSIFLFWLYYEIFCVSPVCPYYTGPELTPLINKFKSIGKTYKPTLYLFNSKLQWIFLLIYCRLELFYKLFNYKLCLQNSLSFYKLIYNFFIYFLKILLNSFFFKKIFNSQPIISLREAVEGHNSSIVILDWYLPKWISPQCEQCTLFKHINTINPTNTLPNDPDITKFINTSKTTTKSTNKLSSNKLNRNVNRNVNRINDMEMNMEENTRIGKGIRNRKMEQDYFKMYTIQSVEFQENMKIVNSDTDISASSASYISEDSINSPNSFTPKHIHKHTLHNSNSMYRDNNMYRDNTQHSTNTVYRDNSMYRDNTMYNSNTMYQSSTMYKDNTVYNSNTMYKSNTMYKGNTMYKNSTMYNISTAINTMYPNTIDNIKALDNNTMDNIRALENNTVDNSTMDKVRVSDVGTPVNISNMDMNMVDGVMDRMKLEDERNISSVISDQSSDKFDPYFYKFIDKDFDKFHKTVFNESGPNPKIIRGVIVIIGDMNISYRICSTRVGCYCNSKPYQPHDSCYSCNMSDKLDHEGYSLEHPGFPVLRALVSDALSSGFACVHLHLNVNLGMASEAFPDSIPLRSFPISLYSDVLLDLNCALDKVSQRFPNSPILAVGISFGANILLEYMAVSAQGGSVKLFSDTEDNGQNTNTFPDNHSFNSFDSFSQLKTHIDPVNTVGNTIGNTIGNTGGNTNVSVIDSVSETKVKSKKSKTNQYDSDKLGNINFDEIYEDHFLLNFNKEEFNTDIKTVYPEESREVYLNPERISAAVCINPNLRLSSNILYNLSKRRKRSMYRRFCLSKFRIELISLLNSVHCKRSNTKLTKECTNFNCCHYSKVISKYNFIKKIFYYFYIKRSKCHKYSIEKLITHLHREYRHSYRDLDKTDYINYGEFLFNRCGVRTTADFKLSVLMTVKHRFEREGQDSKIKVRHISEPPIYKCINKNVCTNLRIGKSIFSRKLNKVHKMLNSKVTKYITNLINSEYTRNLTNIKENLELLKTPTLVLYSLDNSIFTLKDIDIFDVIKNPNIVYYVSQTGGLSTFLSGNIYKFILFIGLRPSTWFIAPILEFLEEMSTKSKTF
- a CDS encoding endoplasmic reticulum lumen protein retaining receptor (ERD2 homologue), putative (Tap579b07.q1c.cand.40 - score = 7.94;~SMART pfam:ER_lumen_recept (PF00810) at aa 2-209, E()=1.00e-111;~3 probable transmembrane helices predicted for TA11365 by TMHMM2.0 at aa 60-82, 103-125 and 182-204;~Signal peptide predicted for TA11365 by SignalP 2.0 HMM (Signal peptide probability 0.733, signal anchor probability 0.063) with cleavage site probability 0.459 between residues 28 and 29); the encoded protein is MSMNLFRLSGDMCHVVSLLLLIWKLKTSKNCLGISARMQELYLIVFICRYVDLFLYFISVYNTVMKVLFITITAFSIYLIRFKAPISQTYNRKIDKFSYEKYLLGPVLVLTLVTTKTYKVFDVLWTYSIWLESVAILPQLTMLYQQREVENITSHYVATMGAYRALYVVNWVYRYFFESPPYVCIICWVAGLIQTALYVDFFYYFAKSKWYGKKLVLPFTGDV